The Setaria italica strain Yugu1 chromosome IX, Setaria_italica_v2.0, whole genome shotgun sequence genome has a window encoding:
- the LOC101784857 gene encoding tobamovirus multiplication protein 3: protein MAASSSAAAAAALDAWWDDVNNSPLWQDRTFHALAALYGVVALVALVQLIRIECRVPEYGWTTQKVFHFLNFIVNSVRSTVFVLRRNVQVVHPEIFQHVLIDLPGLAFFTTYALLVLFWAEIYYQARALPTNGLRPAFYTINGVVYAIQIVLWLLMWWKPVQAVVILSKLFFAATSLFAAFGFLLYGGRLFLMLQRFPVESKGRRKKLNEVGYVTTICFGCFLIRCIMMCFSAFDKEADLDVLNHPILNFFYYLLVEIVPSSLVLFILRKLPPKRGIAQYHPIH from the exons atggcggcctcgtcctcggcggcggcagcggcggctctGGACGCCTGGTGGGACGATGTGAACAACTCGCCGCTGTGGCAGGACCGCACCTTCCATGCCCTCGCCGCGCTCTACGGCGTCGTCGCACTCGTAGCCCTA GTCCAACTGATAAGAATCGAGTGTAGGGTACCTGAGTATGGGTGGACAACGCAGAAGGTGTTCCATTTCCTAAACTTCATTGTTAACAGTG TAAGGTCAACTGTGTTTGTTCTGCGACGGAATGTGCAAGTTGTGCATCCTGAG ATATTTCAACATGTGCTTATTGATTTGCCTGGCCTAGCATTCTTCACGACCTATGCTCTGTTGGTGCTCTTTTGGGCTGAAATCTACTATCAG GCACGTGCACTGCCAACCAATGGGCTTCGACCAGCTTTCTATACGATCAATGGAGTGGTCTACGCCATTCAG ATTGTACTGTGGCTGCTCATGTGGTGGAAACCAGTTCAAGCTGTGGTCATTCTGTCAAAGTTGTTCTTTGCAG CTACATCCTTATTTGCTGCTTTTGGTTTCCTTCTCTACGGAGGGAG GCTATTCCTGATGCTGCAGCGTTTCCCTGTTGAGTCAAAAGGTCGGCGGAAAAAGTTGAATGAG GTTGGCTATGTGACCACCATATGCTTTGGTTGCTTCTTGATCAGATGCATAATG ATGTGCTTTAGTGCTTTTGACAAAGAAGCTGACCTTGATGTTCTGAACCATCCAATCCTGAACTTCTTTTACTACTTG CTTGTTGAGATTGTACCATCGTCTTTGGTGCTGTTCATCTTAAGGAAACTACCGCCAAAACGTGGGATTGCACAGTACCATCCAATCCATTAG